From a region of the Arvicanthis niloticus isolate mArvNil1 chromosome 6, mArvNil1.pat.X, whole genome shotgun sequence genome:
- the Il12b gene encoding interleukin-12 subunit beta has product MCHQKLTISWFAMVLLVSPLMAMWELEKDVYVVEVDWCPDSPGETVTLTCDTPEEDDITWTSDQRRGVIGSGKTLTITVREFLDAGQYTCHKGGETLSHSHLLLHKKENGIWSREILKNFKNKTFLKCEAPNYSGRFTCSWLVQRNTDLKFNIKSGSSSPDSRAVTCGTASLSAEKVTLNQRDYEKYSVACQEDITCPTAEEILPIELVLDAQQQNKYENYSTSFFIRDIIKPDPPKNLQVKPLKNSQVEVSWEYPDSWSTPHSYYSLKFFVRIQRRREKMKETEEGCNQKGALLVEKTSIEVQCKGANICVQAQDRYYNSSCSKWACVPCSFSTKAV; this is encoded by the exons ATGTGTCATCAGAAGCTAACCATCTCCTGGTTTGCCATGGTTTTGTTGGTGTCTCCACTCATGgccatgtgggagctggaaaAAGATG TTTATGTTGTAGAAGTGGACTGGTGTCCCGATTCCCCTGGAGAAACAGTGACCCTCACCTGTGACACTCCTGAAGAAGATGACATCACCTGGACCTCAGACCAGAGACGTGGAGTCATAGGCTCTGGAAAGACCCTGACCATCACTGTCAGAGAGTTTCTAGATGCTGGCCAATACACCTGCCACAAAGGAGGCGAGACTCTGAGCCACTCACATCTGCTGCTCCACAAGAAGGAAAATGGAATTTGGtccagagaaattttaaaaa ATTTCAAAAATAAGACTTTCCTGAAATGTGAGGCACCAAATTACTCCGGACGGTTCACCTGCTCGTGGCTGGTGCAAAGAAACACTGACTTGAAGTTCAACATCAAGAGCGGCAGTAG CTCCCCTGACTCTCGGGCAGTGACATGTGGAACAGCGTCTCTGTCTGCAGAGAAGGTGACCCTGAACCAAAGGGACTATGAGAAGTACTCAGTGGCGTGCCAGGAGGACATCACCTGCCCAACTGCCGAGGAAATCCTGCCCATTGAACTGGTGTTGGATGCACAGCAGCAGAACAAATATGAGAACTACAGCACTAGCTTCTTCATCAGGGACATCA TCAAACCAGACCCGCCCAAGAACCTTCAGGTGAAACCTTTAAAGAACTCTCAGGTGGAGGTCAGCTGGGAGTACCCTGACTCCTGGAGTACTCCCCATTCCTACTACTCCCTCAAGTTCTTTGTTCGAATCCAGCgcaggagagaaaagatgaaggagaCCGAGGAGGGGTGTAACCAG AAAGGTGCGCTCCTTGTAGAGAAGACCTCTATCGAAGTCCAATGCAAAGGCGCAAACATCTGCGTGCAAGCCCAGGACCGCTACTACAACTCCTCGTGCAGCAAGTGGGCATGTGTGCCCTGCAG CTTTTCAACCAAGGCTGTGTAG